AGCTCAGCGCCTCGATCTGCTGGAGGAACCCGTAGACATCACCGCCGACCTGGCAGCCGAAGCAGTGGAACAGCCCCCGGGTCGGGTCGACGGTGAACGACGGCGTCTTCTCGTCGTGGAACGGGCAGAGGCCCTTCAGCCGCGCACCGGCTCCCTTGAGCGCCGTGTAGTCACCGACGACCGCGACGATGTCGGCCCGCTCGCGCAGAGCCTGGATGTCGTCGTCGTTGATCCGGCCGGGCACCTGTACCCCTTGCTGCCAGCGGTCGTCAAGCGCGCGGAGCGCCCAGTCTACGCGCGGCGGCGCCCGGCCTGGGGCTCGCGCGCACCTGCGCCGCCGGGCAGGAACAGCGCGGCGAACGTGCGCAACGCCTCGCCGTCGGTCATCCCCGCGATGAAGTCGAGAACCCGGGTCTCAAGCGGCCCACCCCGGCGGTGCTCGCCGGGCAGCTCCCTGGGGTTCTCGAGATAGAAGACCGCGAGGCAGCGCAGGGTGTGCACCGCCCTGTCGCGCTCGGCGTTCGCATCGGCGCGCTGGTGGACGCGGGCGGTGAGGAACCCCTCCAGCCGCCGGTGCGCCTCGACAACTGGCGCGCTCATCGTGACCTCGGGCTGGTCGAGCGAGGTGGCCACGACGTCGGTGACGAGCGTCGTGACGCGCTGCTCGTGGGTGGCGCCGAGCACCCCCACGATGTCGAGCGGCAGATCCTGCGGGACCACGAGCCCCGCGCGGACCGCATCGTCGAGGATGTGGGTGGTGGAGGCGATCGCGTCGGCGCGCCGCACGACCTGTCCCTCGGGCGTGGCCGGCTCGGGCATCCCGGGGCTGTGGTTGAGGATGCCGTCGCGAACCTCCCATGTGAGGTTGAGCCCGCGCCCGCCGGCTTCGAGGCGCTCGACGACCCGCAGGCTCTGCTCGTTGTGGCGGAAGGGCCCTTCGGCGAAGACCGACAACGCGTCCTCGCCCGCGTCGGCAAAGGGCGTGTGGCCGAGATCGTGGCCGAGGGCGATGGCCTCGACGAGGTCCTCGTTCAGGCGCAGTGCCCGAGCGATGGTGCGGGCGACCTCGGCCACCTCGAGGGTGTGGATGAGCCGGACGCGGTCATGGCCGCCGTCGAGGGAGAGGACGACCTGGGTCTTGTCCTTCAGACGCCGGAACGCCCGGGCGTGCAGGACGCGGTCACGGTCGACCTGGAACGCGGTCCGCAACCGGTCGGCGTCCTCGTAGCGGTCCCGGCCCTTGCTCCCCGACGCGAGCGTCGCCCACGTGGACAGGCTCGCGCGCTCAAGATCCTCAGTGCGCTCCCGTACTGCGTCGAGCCGCTTCACGGGCGTCATCGTAGCATCGGGGTCCTGCGCACCGGGTCAGGCGCCCACGACAGGAACACCCATGGAAACCGTCCGCCCACGCGAGCTGCACGTCGCCGCACGGGTGGCCGACGCGCTCGTCTACGCGGTTGGCGCAGCCGGCGTGCTCGCGGGTGGGCTGCTGTTCCGCGACGGCTCCATCGGCTTCGCGATCGTCGCCTGGGGGCTCACCTTCGTCGGCGGGGCGGGCCTGCGCCTGGCCGCCTGGTCGGCCCGGGCCCTGGCCGAGCTGCTCATGCGCAGCGCCCGGATGGAGTCCGACCTCGCCGCGCTGCTCCGCGACCGCGCCGGTTCGCCGCCTCCGCCGACCGCCCGGCGGGGCGGCCCCGATGCGTCCCCCGACCCGTACCGGCGCTGGGGCGGCCACCACTGACCACCGGCGGTGGAGTCCGGGCCTACCCGAGGCGGAGCCGCTCGTCGAGGTAGGCGGTCAGGCGGTCGATCGCGACGCGGTCCTGGGACATGGAGTCGCGGTCGCGGACGGTGACGGCCCGGTCCTCCTCGACCGTCTGGAAGTCCACGGTCACGCAGAACGGCGTCCCGACCTCGTCCTGCCGCCGGTAGCGCTTGCCGATCGAGCCCGCGTCGTCGTACTGGGCCATCCACCGTGGCTTCAGCACGTCGTTGACCTCGCGGGCGGTCGGCACGAGCTGCTCGTTGCGCGACAGCGGCAGAACCGCCACCTTGACCGGCGCGAGAGCGTGGTGCAGGCGCAGGACCGTGCGGCGCTCCTGCTTGCCCGAGGCCGAGACCGCGGTCTCCTCGCGGTACGCGTCGACGAGGAAGGCCAGGGCGGAGCGGTCCACCCCCGCAGCCGGCTCGATGACGTAGGGCACGTAGCGCTCGTCGCGGTCCTGGTCGTAGTAGGACAGGTCCTTTCCGCTGAACTCCGCGTGGCGGCGCAGGTCGAAGTCGGTGCGGTTGGCGATGCCCTCGAGCTCGGACCAGGCGAACGGGAAGCGGTACTCGACGTCGACCGTCGCCTTCGCGTAGTGCGACAGCTCGTCGGCCGCGTGGGGACGGATGCGCAGGTTCTGCGGGCGCATGCCGAGACCGACGTACCAGTTCCAGCGCTGGGCGATCCAGTAGTCGTGCCATGCCTCGTCGCTGCCCGGACGGACGAAGAACTCCATCTCCATCTGCTCGAACTCGCGGACGCGGAAGATGAAGTTGCGCGGCGTGATCTCGTTGCGGAAGCTCTTCCCGACCTGCGCGATCCCGAACGGGATCTTCTGCCGGCTCGTGAGCTGGACGTGCGCGAAGTCGACGAACATGGCCTGCGCCGTCTCCGGACGCAGCCACACCTGCGCGCTCGTGTCCTCGGTAGGGCCGACGAACGTGCGGAACATGAGGTTGAACGCCCGCGGTGCGGTGAACCGCGTGCCGCCGCACTCCGGGCAGTACGGCTCGCCCGCCTTGTTCGTCTCCATCTGGTCCGCGCGGTAGCGGCGGTTGCACGACGTGCACTCGACGAGGGGGTCCGTGAAGCCCTCGACGTGGCCTGACGCCTCCCACACCCGCGGGTGCATGAGGATCGACGCGTCGAGGGCGACGACGTCGTCGCGCAGCTGGACCATGGCCCGCCTCCACGCCGCCTTGACGTTGTCCTTCAGGGCCGCACCGAGCGGGCCGAAGTCCCAGGCGCCCCGGAGCCCGCCGTAGATCTCCGAGGACTGGAAGATGAGGCCGCGGCGCTTGCAGAGCTCGACGATGGTGGCCATGTCCGTGTCATGCGAACCGGCCGTGGTGTCTGCGTCGGCCTCGACCACCGTCACGCCCACGTCCGCGGCGGGCGGCAGGTCGCGGTCGGTGGGAGGGCTCAGCTCGGTGGTCGTCTCGCTCATCGTGGCTCGTTCCTGGACAGGGGGCACCCCATGCGCTGCCGACGGGATGCGTCGAGCCTACCCGATCCGCTCCGGCCCACCCCACGGCGCCTCTCGGCGCCTGCGTCGGAGCAGGGGCCTGGCGCCTCAGAGGATCTGGGACAGGAACAGCTTCGTGCGTTCCTCCTGCGGGTTGGTGAAGAAGTGCTCCGGGGTGCCGACCTCGACGATCTGGCCGTCAGCCATGAAAACGACCCGGTGCGCGACCTGGCGTGCGAAGCCCATCTCGTGGGTGACGCAGATCATCGTCATCCCCGACTCGGCGAGCTCTTGCATGGTGTCGAGGACCTCTTTGATCATCTCCGGGTCGAGGGCGCTCGTCGGCTCGTCGAACAGGATGGCCTTCGGCTGCATCGCCAGGGCGCGGGCGATCGCCACACGCTGCTGCTGGCCGCCGGACAGCTGCGCGGGGTACTTGGGCGCCTGCTCGGGGATGCGCACCCGCTCGAGCATCTGCATGGCCAGTTCGTTGGCCTTCTTCTTGTTCCACCGGCGTACCTGGCGGGGGCCAAGGGTGACGTTCTCGAGCACGGTCAGGTGCGGGAACAGGTTGAACTGCTGGAACACCATGCCGACCTCGCGGCGGATCTCGGCGATGTTGCGCAGGTCGTCGCTCATCTCGACGCCGTCGACGACGATGCGTCCGCGGTCGTGCTTCTCGAGACGGTTGATGCAGCGGATGAGCGTCGACTTGCCCGACCCCGACGGGCCGCAGACGACGACCACCTCCTTGCGGCCCACCGCGAGGTTTATGTCCTTGAGCGCCTGGAAGTCGCCGAAGGACTTGTCGACCCCCTCGCAGGAGATCATGACGTCGCCCGTGCCGCCCGCACGGGTGGCGTCGGCGGGAACAGCCGTCTCGGTCATCGGCGTCGCACCTTCCTCGTCATCGCATCCCCACCCCGAGTCGCTTCTCCAGGCGCTGGCTCGCCCGCGACATCGTGAAACAGATCGACCAGAGGAGAAAGCCCGTGAACAGCAGCGTCTCGGCCTGCAGCCCCTGGCCGGCGAACTGGGGCTGGCTCGTCACGGCGCGCGCGACGCGCAGGACGTCGGTCAGGCCGATGATCGCGACCAGCACCGTGTCCTTCGTGAGGCTTATGAACTGGCCGACGAGCGCGGGGATCACGTTGCGAAGCGCCTGGGGCAGCACGATGAGCAGGGTCGTCTTCAGCGGCGACAGGCCGATGGCCTTGGCCGCCTCGACCTGACCCGGCGGGATGCTCTGCAGGCCGCCGCGGACGTCCTCGGCGACGTAGGCGCCCGCGAACAGCACGAAGGCGACGAGGGCACGGGTGACCTGGCCGGGCCGGGTCATCCCTGCCGGGACGAAGAAGCCGAGCATCGTTGCGCCCATGAGGAGCAGCGTGATGAGCGGCACACCGCGGATGAGCTCGATGTAGCCGACGCACACGAGCCGCACGGCCGGGAACGTCGACCGCCGGCCCAGCGCGAGCAGGACCCCGAAGGGGAAGCACAGCGTGATGGCGGCGATAGCGAGGAAGACGTTGAGCAGCAGGCCCTGGAAGTTGTTGTAGGTCATCGGGCTGCCCGCGGAGAACGCGGCGTAGGCGCCGAACACGGTTGCGACGTAGAGGATCGGCATGTAGCGGCCCACGCGCGGGGGCAGGCGCATGCCCACGGTGCGGCTACCGAGCGCCACGAGGGCCGACAGGGCGACCATGAGCGCGGGCGTCGCCGTCGACGTGAGGGCGAGCAGCACCGCGACGAACACGATCCCCGGGGCGGCCATGCGCAGCAGCGCGACGCGGTTCGCCCGCCCACGCCGGCGCGCCGCGACGCCAACCCCGAGACCGGATACGGCCGACACCAGGCCGATGGCGACCCACGCCCGGTAGAGCTCCCCGCGGGGGAACCGCCCGACCATGAACGTCGTGAGGTTCACCCGGACGATCTCCCAGTTCGCCGTCACGAAGACGAACAGGAGCAGGCGGAAGAAGGCGTAGCCGAGGAACGCGCCGAAGACGACGGTGAACAGCGCGTTGTACCAGGTGCTGAACAGGTTGGCCCGCAGCCACTCGCCGGGCGTCGCCGCGGGCTGCGTGAGGGGGTCCTCGGTGAGGACGGGGGACTCCTCGGCCGGTTCGACCTGCGGTGTCTCGACGGTCTCGGCCACTACCGGGCCTTCAACGCCAGCGAGCGGTTCACGACGTTCGCGATGGCGGAGATGAACAGCGAGAGCGTCAGGTAGCCGAGGGCGAGGATGGCGACGAGCTGCGGTGCGGGGTTGGCGTTGCCGATGGCGGTGAACGTCACCCGGGTGAGCTCGACGTAGCCGACGAAGATGGCCAGCGAGGAGTTCTTCGTGAGGTTCAGGTACTGGCTCGCGACCGGCGGGACGGCGATGCGGGCCGCCTGCGGCAGGATGACGTAGCGCATGCGCTGGAACCCGGACAAGGCGATGGCCTGCGCCGCCTCGGTCTGGCCCTTCGGCACCGCGAGGATCGAACCGCGGACGATCTCCGCGATGTGGCTCGCCGTGTAGATGACAAGCCCGGCGAGCAGCGCCCCGTAGGTCGGTTGAAGCTCGATGCCGCCCGTCACGAGGCGTCCCTCCCGGGTCGGGAGCGTGACCTCGATCGGGGCGCCGAGCGCGACGTAGCCGACGCCGCCGATGAGCAGCAGCGCCCCCGCGCCCCAGAGGACGCGATGGTGAGGTGTGCCCGTCTCGTCCCACAGGCGCGTGCGCCAGACGCCGAGGGCGACGGCCACGGCGAGGCCCACGCCGAGGACGGCGAGGAACGGGCCGAGCGGCTGGGTGGCTTCGCCCCACACCATCCAGATTCCGCGCGTGGAGAGGATCATCGCGCCGAAGACGTTGACCGCGTCGGCGATGCCGGGCAGCGCCGCGAGCACGACCGCGAAGTACATGAACGCGATGATGAGCAGCACGGGGGTGTTGCGGATCGCCTCCACGTACACCGCCGCCGCCTTGCGCACGAGCCAGTTCGTCGACAGGCGGGCGATGCCGAGAAGGACGCCGACGACGGTGGCGAGGGCGATGCCGATGGCGGCGACGCGGATGGTGTTCGCGTAGCCCACGAGCAGGGCGTCTCGGATGGGCTGCGACGGCCGGAAGTCGTCCGCGCCCCGGATGTCGAAGCCCGTCGGCTGGTCGAGGAACGCGAAGCCCGTCGGCAGGCCCGAAGCCCGCATGTTCGTCATGAGCGTGGTGAAGAGGAAGCGCAGGAAAAAGAAGACCGCGACGAGGAACACCACCTGCGCGACGACCCGGATGATCCGCACGTCGCGCCACGGCGGCGGGCGGGTCTGCCGCACCGCGGTCTGCTCACCGCCACCCGCCACGCCGGTCCCCCTGCTCACGGGCCTGCGCCCCCACGATACGCGAACGCCGCCCCGGGCGGGCGCCGGACCCCGCGGTGGGGCGTGGGCCGGGGCGGCGGCGTCGCCGCCGCCCCGGGCGCGACCCTAGCGGTAGGGAGGTGCGTAGAGCAGACCACCGTCGGTCCAGAGCGCGTTCGTGCCACGCTCGAGACCCAACGGCGTGTCGGGCCCGAGGTGGCGCTCGAAGAGCTCACCGTAGTTGCCGACCTGCTCGATCACCGTGCGGTTGAAGTCGGTGTCGAGGCCGAGACCCGGGTCGAACACGACGCCCTCGTCCTCGCCCTCGATGCCCGGCAACCCCAGGAACCGGCGGATGTCGAGGTTCTCCGTGTCGTCGAACTCGGCGAGGTTGTCCGACGTGATGCCGAACTCCTCGGCCTGGATGAGCCCGATCACCGTCCAGTTGACGACGTCGAACCACTCCTGGTCTCCGTCGGCGACGGCCGGGCCAAGCGGCTCCTTCGAGAAGACCTCGTCGAAGATGACGAGCGACTCCGGGCCACCGGCCTCCTCGGGGAACACCGCGCGCCGCGCCGCGAGCTGGCTCAGGTCGGACGTCCACCCGTCGCAGGCGTCGGCGATGAACGCCTCCTGGATGTCCTCGGTGTCGCTGAACGTGGCCGGCTCGTAGGGGATACCGGCGAAGCGGGTAGCGAGGTTGAGCTCGGTGGTCGTGCCCTCGAGGGTGCAGATGACGGTGTTCTGCATGTCGTCGATCGATCCGAAGCCGTCAGCGGCGCGGACCATCATCCCCTGGCCGTCGTAGTAGGTCGTGGTCACGAAAGCGGCGCCCTCGGTGCCGTCACGGGCGGCCGTCCAGGTCGTGTTGCGCGACAGCACGTCGATCTCGTCGGCCTGCAGCGTCGTGAAGCGCTCGGCCACGGCCACGGGCCGGAACTGCACGGCTTCGGCGTCACCGAGGACGGCGGCCGCGATGGCCCGGCAGAGGTCGACGTCGAAGCCCTCGGGCTCCCCGTCCTCGCCGATGAACCCGAAGCCCGGGACGACGTCGTTGATGCCGCAGATGAGCTCGCCGCGCTCACGGACCTGCGCGAGCTTGCCGTTGCCCCGGTCGGTCTGCGTGTCCTGCCCCTCGCCGAGGCCGACGTCCTCTCCGTCGTCGGGTAGGCCCGGCTCCGGCTCGGCGCCGCCGCCGTTGCACGCCGAGGCGAGCAGTGCGAGGGCGAGTACGAGCGGCCACATCTTCAGGGTTGCTTTGCGCATGAGCAGCATCCTCACTCTGGGCAGCCATCCCGCCCACGGATCGGCGGGCACCCGAAAGCCCGCACGCGGTGTCTAGAGGGTAAACCACGCCGCGGGGGCCTGCCACTACTTTGATAGTTGGGCGGCTGACGCTACGTGTCAGGGCGTTCGTATGCGTCCCATGCCCGTCCGCGGGCCTCGTGGGGCGCGGACGGTGCGGCACCGCGGCGGGCATACTGGCGCCATGCCTGCCTTTGCCGCCGGCTTGGTCGTGTTCGCCACCTCCGCGGCGGTGCTCGTGCTCGAGATCCTCGCCGCGCGGCTGCTCGCGCCGTACGTGGGAGTGACGCTGCAGACCTACACGGGGATCATCGGCACGGTCCTCGCGGGCATCGCGGTCGGCAGCTGGTACGGCGGCAGGCTCGCCGACCGCGTCGACCCCCGACGACTGCTCGGACCCATGGTGCTGATCGGCGGGGTGCTCGCCCTGGCGGCCGTGCCGGCGGTCACGTTCTTCGGCTCCGCCCTGGCAGGCGGCGGCGGCCCGCTCGTCATCATCATCCTGTCGCTGGCGGGATTCTTCGCGCCCGCCGCGGTGCTGTCGGCGGTCACCCCGACGGTCGTGAAGCTCCAGCTGGCAAGTCTCGACGAGACGGGGGAGGTCGTCGGTCGCCTGTCGGCCCTCGGCACGGCGGGCGCCATCTTCGGCACGTTCGCCACCGGCTTCCTGCTTGTCGCCGCCTGGCCCAGCCGGCCGATCGTCGTGGGCCTCGGCGGGCTGCTCGTCCTCGGTGGGCTCGGCCTCTGGTGGTGGCTTGCTCCCCAGCGCGAGCAGTTCCCCGCTCCCCTCGTGATGCTCGCCGTCGTGGCCGGCGGGCTGGCCCTGCTCCTGCCGAGCCCCTGCGACTTCGAAAGCGCCTACTTCTGTGCCCGGGTCGACGCCGCGGAGGACCGCGACAGCGGACGCGTGCTCGTCCTCGACCGGCTGCGCCACAGCTACGTCGACCTCGACGACCCCCGCCACCTCGGCTTCGGCTACACCCAGGTCTTCGCCGACGTCATCGACGCGTCCACGGCTCCCCGCGAGCCCGTCGCCGCGCTGCACATCGGCGGCGGGGGGTTCTCGATGCCCCGCTACCTCGCCGCCGAGCGCCCGGGGTCGGACAGCCTCGTGCTCGAGCTCGACCCGATGCTCGTCGCGGTCGCCCGCAACGAGCTCGGCCTGCAGACCGGGCCGGATCTGCGCGTGGAGACCGGCGACGCCCGTCTCGGTGTCGCGGCGCAGCCCGCCGCACGCTGGGACGTCGTGATCGGCGACGCCTTCGGAGGCCTCGCGGTCCCCTGGCACCTCACCACCGCCGAGTTCGTGCACGACGTCCGGGCGACGCTGCGTCCCGGTGGCGTCTACATGATCAACGTCATCGACTTCCCCCCGTCGCGCTTCGCGCGGGCGGAGGCGGCGACGCTCGCGGCGGTGTTCGACCACGTCGCGCTCGTGGCGCCGCTGCGGCGGATCCTCGGTGCGGAGGGTGGCAACTTCGTGCTCGTCGGCTCGGACGCACCGATCGACGCCGAGGCGATCCGCCGGGAGATCGACGCCCGAGGCGGTGACGAGGAGGTCGTCACGGGCTCGCGCTACGAGGAGTTCGTCGGCAGCGCGCGGGTCCTCACCGACGACCACGCCCCCGTCGACCAGCTCCTCACCCCCCACCCCCAGTAGAAGCGTGCCCGCCGGCGCGCCTACACGCGACCGAACCGACGGCTTCGGCGCTGGTACTCGGCGATGGCGGCGAACAGGTCGCGGCGGGTGAAGTCGGGCCAGAGCACGTCGGTGAAGACGAGCTCGGCGTAGGCGGCCTGCCAGAGCAGGAAGTTCGACAGTCGCTGCTCGCCCGACGTGCGGATGAGCAGGTCGACGTCGGGGGCGTCGGGGAGGTACAGCCGTGCCTGCAGCGACTTGGCCGTGACCTTGGCGGGCCGCAGGCGGCCGGCGGCGGCGTCCGCGGCGACCTGGCGGGCGGCGTCGACGAGCTCCGCCCGGCCGCCGTAGTTGAACGCGACCTGGAACGTCATGCGCGTGTGGTGGGCGGTGCGCGCCTCGGTCTGCTCGATCATCTCCACGAGGCGGCGCGGGACGGGCCGTCCGCTGCGGCCGAGGAAGCGGACGCGGACGCCGCGCTCGTCGAGCTCGTCGGCGCGGCGCAGCAGGAGGTCGCGGTTGAAGTTCATCAACCACCGGACCTCCGACGGCGGCCGCTTCCAGTTCTCGGTGGAGAAGGCGTAGACCGTGAGGTAGTCCAGGCCGATCTCCAGCGCGCCCTCGACGGTGTCGAACAGGGCCGCCTCGCCGGCTTCGTGCCCGGCGTTGCGCGGCAGACCGCGCTGGCCTGCCCAGCGGCCGTTGCCGTCCATGATGATCCCGACGTGGGCGGGAAGGTGGTCGGGGTCGAGCCCGTGCGGCTGGCGGCTCACCGTGGGACGAGGTCCCAGGACTTCAGCGGCTTGCCGAGATGGTAGGTCACGAAGCTGTTGACGAGCGCCGCGGCGGTACGGCGCACCGGGGTCTCGTGGGGCGCGAGGCAGACGTCGACGAGGTCCGTCCGCGCAAGGCGGCGGAGCAGCGCGACCGCGGCCGGATCCATCCCGCGAGCGCCCGCGGGAGCGCAAGCGGGGCACAGCAGGCCGCCGGCGGCGATGTGGAACACCGAGTGGGCACCGGGCAGCCCGCAGCCCGCGCACGCGTCGAGGTAGGGGTGGTAGCCGGCGACCCCGGCCAGGCGCAGCAGCCAGGCGTCGAGCATGGCCGCCGGGTCGGCCGCCGGCCGGGAGAGCGCCCGCAGCCCGTCGATGAGCAGGAGGAACAGCGGGTTGGACCGCTCCCCCTCCTGGGCCACGCGGTCGGTTGCCTCGGCCATGGCCGAGCCGCACGCCGACAGGGCGAAGTCCGCCCGCACCGCCGCGTGCGGGGTGATGAGCTCGACCTGCGTGACGATGTCGAGGTTGCGCCCCTCGTAGAGCTGCAGGTCGACGTGGCTGAACGGCTCGAGGCGTCCCCCGAGGCGCGACGTCGGCCGGCGCACCCCCTTCGCGACGGCCCGGACCTTGCCCCGCCCCTGCGTGAGCAGGCAGACGATGCGATCCGCCTCGCCGAGCTTGTAGGTGCGCAGGACGATGCCCTGCTCGCGGTACAGCGCCATGACCGTCCAGGGTATGTGCCCGCGGTCGGTAGCCGGCGCACCCCGCCCCCGGCGGGACGCAGTCCCCGAGAGTGCAGACCCGCTGGGACAGGGGGCGGGCGGGGCGGGCTCAGTAGCCGAGGCGTTCGAGCTTCTTCGGGTCCCGCTGCCACTCCTTCATGAGCTTCACCCGGAGGTCGAGGTAGACGCGGCCGCCGAGGATGAGCTCGAGCTCCTCGCGGGCGCGGGTGCCGATGGTGCGCAGCCCCTGGCCTCCTTTGCCGATGACGATCCCCTTCTGCGAGTCGCGTTCGACGTAGACGACCGCGTAGACTTTCGTGACGCCGTCGGGCTCCTCGGGGGGTTCGATCTCCTCGACGACCACGGCGATGGAGTGCGGGACCTCCTCGCGCATGGCCGTGATGGCCTTCTCCCGGATGATCTCGGCGACGTGCTGGTCGAGGGACTGGTCGGTGACCTGGCCCTCCGGGAAGTACGGCGGCCCCTCGGGCATGCGGGCGGCGATGAGCTCGACGAGGGTCTCCACGCCGGCGCCGGTGGCCGCGGACACGGGGACGACCTCCTCCCAGTCGCCGAGCTCGGCCAGGCGCGCCAGGCCCGGCAGCTGCCGGTCGCCGTGCAG
This sequence is a window from Egibacteraceae bacterium. Protein-coding genes within it:
- a CDS encoding HD domain-containing protein, giving the protein MKRLDAVRERTEDLERASLSTWATLASGSKGRDRYEDADRLRTAFQVDRDRVLHARAFRRLKDKTQVVLSLDGGHDRVRLIHTLEVAEVARTIARALRLNEDLVEAIALGHDLGHTPFADAGEDALSVFAEGPFRHNEQSLRVVERLEAGGRGLNLTWEVRDGILNHSPGMPEPATPEGQVVRRADAIASTTHILDDAVRAGLVVPQDLPLDIVGVLGATHEQRVTTLVTDVVATSLDQPEVTMSAPVVEAHRRLEGFLTARVHQRADANAERDRAVHTLRCLAVFYLENPRELPGEHRRGGPLETRVLDFIAGMTDGEALRTFAALFLPGGAGAREPQAGRRRA
- a CDS encoding amino acid ABC transporter ATP-binding protein, which encodes MTETAVPADATRAGGTGDVMISCEGVDKSFGDFQALKDINLAVGRKEVVVVCGPSGSGKSTLIRCINRLEKHDRGRIVVDGVEMSDDLRNIAEIRREVGMVFQQFNLFPHLTVLENVTLGPRQVRRWNKKKANELAMQMLERVRIPEQAPKYPAQLSGGQQQRVAIARALAMQPKAILFDEPTSALDPEMIKEVLDTMQELAESGMTMICVTHEMGFARQVAHRVVFMADGQIVEVGTPEHFFTNPQEERTKLFLSQIL
- a CDS encoding amino acid ABC transporter substrate-binding protein, which produces MRKATLKMWPLVLALALLASACNGGGAEPEPGLPDDGEDVGLGEGQDTQTDRGNGKLAQVRERGELICGINDVVPGFGFIGEDGEPEGFDVDLCRAIAAAVLGDAEAVQFRPVAVAERFTTLQADEIDVLSRNTTWTAARDGTEGAAFVTTTYYDGQGMMVRAADGFGSIDDMQNTVICTLEGTTTELNLATRFAGIPYEPATFSDTEDIQEAFIADACDGWTSDLSQLAARRAVFPEEAGGPESLVIFDEVFSKEPLGPAVADGDQEWFDVVNWTVIGLIQAEEFGITSDNLAEFDDTENLDIRRFLGLPGIEGEDEGVVFDPGLGLDTDFNRTVIEQVGNYGELFERHLGPDTPLGLERGTNALWTDGGLLYAPPYR
- the recO gene encoding DNA repair protein RecO; translated protein: MALYREQGIVLRTYKLGEADRIVCLLTQGRGKVRAVAKGVRRPTSRLGGRLEPFSHVDLQLYEGRNLDIVTQVELITPHAAVRADFALSACGSAMAEATDRVAQEGERSNPLFLLLIDGLRALSRPAADPAAMLDAWLLRLAGVAGYHPYLDACAGCGLPGAHSVFHIAAGGLLCPACAPAGARGMDPAAVALLRRLARTDLVDVCLAPHETPVRRTAAALVNSFVTYHLGKPLKSWDLVPR
- a CDS encoding fused MFS/spermidine synthase, with the translated sequence MPAFAAGLVVFATSAAVLVLEILAARLLAPYVGVTLQTYTGIIGTVLAGIAVGSWYGGRLADRVDPRRLLGPMVLIGGVLALAAVPAVTFFGSALAGGGGPLVIIILSLAGFFAPAAVLSAVTPTVVKLQLASLDETGEVVGRLSALGTAGAIFGTFATGFLLVAAWPSRPIVVGLGGLLVLGGLGLWWWLAPQREQFPAPLVMLAVVAGGLALLLPSPCDFESAYFCARVDAAEDRDSGRVLVLDRLRHSYVDLDDPRHLGFGYTQVFADVIDASTAPREPVAALHIGGGGFSMPRYLAAERPGSDSLVLELDPMLVAVARNELGLQTGPDLRVETGDARLGVAAQPAARWDVVIGDAFGGLAVPWHLTTAEFVHDVRATLRPGGVYMINVIDFPPSRFARAEAATLAAVFDHVALVAPLRRILGAEGGNFVLVGSDAPIDAEAIRREIDARGGDEEVVTGSRYEEFVGSARVLTDDHAPVDQLLTPHPQ
- a CDS encoding amino acid ABC transporter permease — its product is MAETVETPQVEPAEESPVLTEDPLTQPAATPGEWLRANLFSTWYNALFTVVFGAFLGYAFFRLLLFVFVTANWEIVRVNLTTFMVGRFPRGELYRAWVAIGLVSAVSGLGVGVAARRRGRANRVALLRMAAPGIVFVAVLLALTSTATPALMVALSALVALGSRTVGMRLPPRVGRYMPILYVATVFGAYAAFSAGSPMTYNNFQGLLLNVFLAIAAITLCFPFGVLLALGRRSTFPAVRLVCVGYIELIRGVPLITLLLMGATMLGFFVPAGMTRPGQVTRALVAFVLFAGAYVAEDVRGGLQSIPPGQVEAAKAIGLSPLKTTLLIVLPQALRNVIPALVGQFISLTKDTVLVAIIGLTDVLRVARAVTSQPQFAGQGLQAETLLFTGFLLWSICFTMSRASQRLEKRLGVGMR
- a CDS encoding ABC transporter permease subunit (The N-terminal region of this protein, as described by TIGR01726, is a three transmembrane segment that identifies a subfamily of ABC transporter permease subunits, which specificities that include histidine, arginine, glutamine, glutamate, L-cystine (sic), the opines (in Agrobacterium) octopine and nopaline, etc.); translated protein: MSRGTGVAGGGEQTAVRQTRPPPWRDVRIIRVVAQVVFLVAVFFFLRFLFTTLMTNMRASGLPTGFAFLDQPTGFDIRGADDFRPSQPIRDALLVGYANTIRVAAIGIALATVVGVLLGIARLSTNWLVRKAAAVYVEAIRNTPVLLIIAFMYFAVVLAALPGIADAVNVFGAMILSTRGIWMVWGEATQPLGPFLAVLGVGLAVAVALGVWRTRLWDETGTPHHRVLWGAGALLLIGGVGYVALGAPIEVTLPTREGRLVTGGIELQPTYGALLAGLVIYTASHIAEIVRGSILAVPKGQTEAAQAIALSGFQRMRYVILPQAARIAVPPVASQYLNLTKNSSLAIFVGYVELTRVTFTAIGNANPAPQLVAILALGYLTLSLFISAIANVVNRSLALKAR
- the uppS gene encoding polyprenyl diphosphate synthase translates to MSRQPHGLDPDHLPAHVGIIMDGNGRWAGQRGLPRNAGHEAGEAALFDTVEGALEIGLDYLTVYAFSTENWKRPPSEVRWLMNFNRDLLLRRADELDERGVRVRFLGRSGRPVPRRLVEMIEQTEARTAHHTRMTFQVAFNYGGRAELVDAARQVAADAAAGRLRPAKVTAKSLQARLYLPDAPDVDLLIRTSGEQRLSNFLLWQAAYAELVFTDVLWPDFTRRDLFAAIAEYQRRSRRFGRV
- a CDS encoding glycine--tRNA ligase, which encodes MSETTTELSPPTDRDLPPAADVGVTVVEADADTTAGSHDTDMATIVELCKRRGLIFQSSEIYGGLRGAWDFGPLGAALKDNVKAAWRRAMVQLRDDVVALDASILMHPRVWEASGHVEGFTDPLVECTSCNRRYRADQMETNKAGEPYCPECGGTRFTAPRAFNLMFRTFVGPTEDTSAQVWLRPETAQAMFVDFAHVQLTSRQKIPFGIAQVGKSFRNEITPRNFIFRVREFEQMEMEFFVRPGSDEAWHDYWIAQRWNWYVGLGMRPQNLRIRPHAADELSHYAKATVDVEYRFPFAWSELEGIANRTDFDLRRHAEFSGKDLSYYDQDRDERYVPYVIEPAAGVDRSALAFLVDAYREETAVSASGKQERRTVLRLHHALAPVKVAVLPLSRNEQLVPTAREVNDVLKPRWMAQYDDAGSIGKRYRRQDEVGTPFCVTVDFQTVEEDRAVTVRDRDSMSQDRVAIDRLTAYLDERLRLG